A genomic window from Brevibacillus agri includes:
- a CDS encoding IS4 family transposase: MDKNTLFSSFGKYISPINIVKFQQRIDETDQDKYVKKLTTKAYLLLFLHAQLQQREGLRAIADDVLSKKFQRELGLSSISPAQLSRKNNRVDPALLEEIFVDLVGQIQRHSGNTYSLRKDMKIIDSTTIGLCLQKYKWATFRKTKAGIKLHLRLVFADQGDVYPEKITITGAKSNDRTQMESLIDEIGMMYVFDRGYVDYEKFDEYTDKGIFFASRLKDNAEIRHLYEFKIPLESSVLSDSMILLGTPQKRVDNVLRLIETLDSKGNLIRIITNRFDLEAEELSDIYRWRWQIELFFKWIKQHVKIKNFYGTSENAVRNQVLLALIAYCLLLLVKLEQNSQHSLLQIRRWLKVFLWQTFEQWIGRMNYQSKRTSRGRQKRN, from the coding sequence ATGGACAAGAATACCCTATTTTCTTCATTTGGTAAATACATTTCACCCATTAATATTGTGAAATTTCAACAACGGATAGACGAAACGGATCAGGACAAGTACGTGAAAAAGTTAACGACCAAAGCATATCTACTCCTGTTTTTGCATGCTCAACTTCAGCAACGAGAAGGACTCCGAGCCATTGCAGATGATGTTTTATCAAAGAAATTCCAGCGAGAGTTAGGACTGTCGTCGATTAGTCCCGCTCAGCTTAGTCGCAAAAACAATCGAGTAGATCCAGCTTTGCTTGAAGAAATATTTGTTGACCTTGTAGGGCAAATTCAGAGACACTCGGGCAACACGTATTCCCTTCGAAAAGACATGAAAATCATTGATTCTACAACGATTGGGCTGTGTTTGCAGAAGTACAAATGGGCAACTTTCCGTAAAACCAAGGCTGGCATCAAACTTCATCTTCGTCTCGTCTTTGCCGACCAGGGGGATGTGTATCCTGAAAAAATAACCATCACGGGTGCCAAGTCCAATGACCGCACTCAAATGGAATCGTTGATTGATGAGATCGGTATGATGTACGTCTTTGATCGAGGGTATGTGGATTATGAAAAATTTGATGAATACACGGACAAAGGCATCTTTTTCGCTTCTCGTCTAAAAGATAACGCCGAAATCCGTCATCTTTATGAATTCAAAATCCCCTTGGAAAGCTCCGTTTTATCGGATTCCATGATCCTTCTTGGAACGCCTCAAAAGCGGGTAGATAACGTGCTGCGACTCATTGAAACGCTTGATTCGAAGGGAAATCTCATTCGAATCATTACGAATCGGTTCGACCTGGAAGCAGAAGAACTCAGCGACATCTATCGTTGGCGTTGGCAAATTGAGCTGTTTTTCAAGTGGATAAAGCAGCATGTAAAGATCAAGAACTTCTATGGAACGAGTGAAAATGCGGTACGAAACCAAGTATTACTCGCACTCATTGCCTACTGCCTGTTGCTCCTTGTCAAACTGGAACAAAACAGTCAGCACAGCTTGTTGCAGATCAGGAGATGGCTAAAAGTGTTTCTTTGGCAAACGTTCGAACAATGGATAGGTAGAATGAATTACCAGTCCAAACGAACATCCAGAGGGCGACAGAAAAGGAATTAG
- a CDS encoding IS5 family transposase (programmed frameshift) — MIQRRYEINDEQWEQIQDMFPPYRTGRPSKLSNRTMFNAILWIARSGAAWRDLPEELYGSWKTVYSRFCKWRDTGLLVAIFQALHVEPDFENLSIDSTSVKAHQHSAGAKKNAEGHEVNQHIGVSRGGKTTKLHTVVDGLGNPLAFLLTGGHVYDSVPAINLLQGFDLTGSHIVGDKAYGSEGIRHWITAKQAAYTIPPKANNKNPWKVDWYRYKERHLVECFFNKIKHFRRIATRYDKLAKSFLAFVYVASIFKLTQ; from the exons ATGATTCAAAGACGGTACGAAATAAACGATGAACAGTGGGAACAAATTCAGGACATGTTCCCCCCCTATCGAACAGGACGTCCGTCCAAATTAAGTAATCGTACCATGTTTAATGCCATTCTTTGGATTGCCCGAAGTGGTGCGGCTTGGCGAGATTTGCCGGAAGAACTTTATGGTTCATGGAAAACGGTCTACAGTCGCTTCTGCAAGTGGAGAGATACCGGATTACTTGTCGCCATCTTCCAAGCTCTTCACGTAGAACCTGACTTTGAAAACTTGAGCATCGATTCTACATCGGTCAAAGCTCATCAACACAGTGCGGGTGCTA AAAAAAACGCAGAAGGACACGAAGTAAATCAGCACATAGGCGTCAGCCGTGGCGGAAAGACAACCAAACTTCATACCGTCGTCGATGGATTAGGGAATCCCCTCGCTTTTCTTCTCACGGGGGGGCACGTCTATGATTCCGTTCCAGCGATCAATTTGCTTCAAGGGTTTGATCTTACGGGAAGCCATATTGTTGGTGACAAAGCCTACGGCTCAGAAGGCATTCGGCATTGGATTACGGCTAAGCAGGCAGCGTACACCATCCCGCCTAAAGCGAATAATAAAAATCCTTGGAAAGTGGATTGGTATCGCTATAAAGAACGGCACTTGGTGGAGTGCTTCTTCAATAAAATCAAACATTTTCGACGAATCGCTACTCGTTACGACAAGCTGGCCAAATCATTCCTAGCGTTTGTATATGTCGCGTCCATCTTTAAACTAACTCAATAA